A genome region from Lytechinus pictus isolate F3 Inbred chromosome 14, Lp3.0, whole genome shotgun sequence includes the following:
- the LOC129275752 gene encoding uncharacterized oxidoreductase YrbE-like isoform X1, whose amino-acid sequence MNGNAQRKKIGVALFGVGRAGAIHIKYLAICPRVELRWIVEEDVEKVKPYLDQLYLYDTPVISNKEADKVWNDEKTEAIVVCVPTLLHESIILKGLDKGKAIFVEKPIAVKLTDTRECYLKAARVGKPLFCAFNRRFDPSIRKLRQRVQNGEIGQVRCIKTTARDAPFPPIEYLKISGGFYHDCAVHDIDLVLWILGEKPTSIFAQGHAFNHQIKAMNDVDQAAIVLKFPSGIIATIDLNRDAVYGYDQRIEVLGSKGMLQSQNRIEAPLTKHNEQGELLDLIFPSFPERYNQSYCDEMGHFLDAVEGKIEKLDVSMEDTLSISWIAELCEQSMHQGKMIPFTQPTF is encoded by the exons ATGAACGGGAATGCACAGAGAAAGAAGATAGGAGTGGCCCTGTTTGGCGTAGGGCGTGCCGGAGCCATCCACATCAAGTACCTTGCCATCTGTCCTCGCGTCGAGCTGAGGTGGATCGTGGAGGAGGACGTCGAGAAGGTCAAGCCGTACTTGGACCAGCTCTATCTCTACGATACTCCGGTCATCTCCAACAAAGAAGCTGATAAGGTGTGGAATGACGAGAA GACTGAAGCGATTGTAGTTTGTGTACCAACTTTACTTCATGAATCTATCATTCTGAAAGGGCTTGATAAGG GGAAGGCCATATTTGTGGAGAAACCAATCGCTGTGAAGTTAACCGACACAAGGGAATGCTACCTCAAGGCTGCTAGGGTGGGCAAGCCTCTCTTCTGTGCTTTTAACAG GCGGTTTGATCCATCTATCCGTAAGCTGAGACAGAGGGTGCAGAATGGGGAGATAGGTCAGGTCAGGTGTATAAAGACGACGGCCAGGGATGCCCCTTTTCCTCCTATAGAATACCTTAAAATATCAG GTGGATTCTACCATGACTGCGCTGTTCACGACATCGACCTTGTTCTCTGGATCCTTGGTGAGAAGCCAACCAGCATCTTTGCTCAGGGCCACGCCTTCAACCACCAAATCAAAGCCATGAACGATGTCGACCAGGCTGCCATCGTCCTCAAGTTTCCGAGTGGCATAATCGCAACTATCGACCTCAACCGTGACGCTGTGTATGGTTACGACCAACGAATAGAG GTTTTAGGGTCCAAAGGTATGTTGCAATCACAGAACAGAATAGAGGCACCTCTCACAAAGCACAATGAACAGGGAGAACTTCTAGATCTGATCTTCCCATCGTTCCCTGAGCGCTACAACCAGTCGTACTGCGATGAGATGGGTCACTTCCTTGACGCTGTAGAAG gAAAGATTGAGAAGTTGGATGTGTCGATGGAAGACACGTTGAGTATATCGTGGATTGCTGAGCTATGCGAGCAGTCTATGCATCAGGGCAAGATGATCCCTTTCACCCAGCCCACCTTCTAA
- the LOC129275752 gene encoding uncharacterized oxidoreductase YrbE-like isoform X2, with translation MNGNAQRKKIGVALFGVGRAGAIHIKYLAICPRVELRWIVEEDVEKVKPYLDQLYLYDTPVISNKEADKVWNDEKTEAIVVCVPTLLHESIILKGLDKGKAIFVEKPIAVKLTDTRECYLKAARVGKPLFCAFNRRFDPSIRKLRQRVQNGEIGQVRCIKTTARDAPFPPIEYLKISGGFYHDCAVHDIDLVLWILGEKPTSIFAQGHAFNHQIKAMNDVDQAAIVLKFPSGIIATIDLNRDAVYGYDQRIEVLGSKGMLQSQNRIEAPLTKHNEQGELLDLIFPSFPERYNQSYCDEMGHFLDAVEGRYLFPIIPCALQPVVLR, from the exons ATGAACGGGAATGCACAGAGAAAGAAGATAGGAGTGGCCCTGTTTGGCGTAGGGCGTGCCGGAGCCATCCACATCAAGTACCTTGCCATCTGTCCTCGCGTCGAGCTGAGGTGGATCGTGGAGGAGGACGTCGAGAAGGTCAAGCCGTACTTGGACCAGCTCTATCTCTACGATACTCCGGTCATCTCCAACAAAGAAGCTGATAAGGTGTGGAATGACGAGAA GACTGAAGCGATTGTAGTTTGTGTACCAACTTTACTTCATGAATCTATCATTCTGAAAGGGCTTGATAAGG GGAAGGCCATATTTGTGGAGAAACCAATCGCTGTGAAGTTAACCGACACAAGGGAATGCTACCTCAAGGCTGCTAGGGTGGGCAAGCCTCTCTTCTGTGCTTTTAACAG GCGGTTTGATCCATCTATCCGTAAGCTGAGACAGAGGGTGCAGAATGGGGAGATAGGTCAGGTCAGGTGTATAAAGACGACGGCCAGGGATGCCCCTTTTCCTCCTATAGAATACCTTAAAATATCAG GTGGATTCTACCATGACTGCGCTGTTCACGACATCGACCTTGTTCTCTGGATCCTTGGTGAGAAGCCAACCAGCATCTTTGCTCAGGGCCACGCCTTCAACCACCAAATCAAAGCCATGAACGATGTCGACCAGGCTGCCATCGTCCTCAAGTTTCCGAGTGGCATAATCGCAACTATCGACCTCAACCGTGACGCTGTGTATGGTTACGACCAACGAATAGAG GTTTTAGGGTCCAAAGGTATGTTGCAATCACAGAACAGAATAGAGGCACCTCTCACAAAGCACAATGAACAGGGAGAACTTCTAGATCTGATCTTCCCATCGTTCCCTGAGCGCTACAACCAGTCGTACTGCGATGAGATGGGTCACTTCCTTGACGCTGTAGAAGGTAGgtatttatttcccatcattcCATGTGCGCTACAACCAGTCGTACTGCGATGA